DNA sequence from the Halorussus sp. MSC15.2 genome:
GTCTCGTCCACGAAGGTCTCATCGCCGCAACTGGCGCACGTCACGGCCTTCTGGCCGGGCGGTGCGACGAGACCCTCGTTGACCTCCATGGCGACTCGCCGGAGGTGCTTGCACCGGACGCCCCGGAAGTTGTGGTCCGGGCAGGTACACCGTCCGCCGGGCAGGTCCACGGAGTACGTGTTCCCGCTCTGGCTCTCGACTTCGTAGACGCCGCCGCCGAGCGGCGTGACTGCCATCCGCTCCATGCGAGCGCGCTGTGACCGGATGTCGGTCACGCGGCTCGCCGGAGGGAGCGATGCGCGCGTTCGTTCGGAAGCTGTTGTGTTTGCCATAGGCTTCCCCTGTGTGTTGCGGTGACCGGCAGTCTACGGTATCGGCGTCTCCACCCCCAATCGTCGTGCCTGCGGTCGATTCCGCGTACGAATAGGTAGGGGCTGGACACCCCTAAGTCTTGCATCTGTCGGAATAGCTAGAAGCGCGTCTCGCGGGCGGTAATGGCCCGATAACAGATACGTTCGATGGATAGGGGCGCGAATAAATGGCGGTGTCGAGTCTCCGCTTCGACCATCGTTGTCGCGGGTCGAAAACCCGGTCTTCGGTGGAAGTCGGAACCCCCGTATCTGACCTCGCGCGACCGCGGTCTGACGCGCCCCGCTCGCGGTGGAACATACCAGACTGGGGGCCGTTCCGAAGCCCTTTTGCCGGTACCCTCGGAAGCCCTCGGCATGGAAATCGACCAAGAGACGCGCCGCGAGATACTCGTCGGCGTGGTGTCCGTCGGCCTGTTCGTCGGGTCGCTGATGTGGGTCGGCACGACGTACGGGGACGGCAGTCTCACGCAAACGGGTGCGTTGGCGGTCGTCGGCGTCATCGTCGTCTTCGTACTGCTGATGACCGGCGTCGGCTACTGGATGGCACAGCAGTACTGACCGCCGTGCTCTCGGGCGCATCTCCCCCGACCGCACGCCGGTCGTCTCGTCTTCGGCGGGTCTCTCTGATACGTTACGAGCGACGCACGCTAACTACTCCGCGGCCGACCCGACCTCTCCAGCATCGCGCCAACGCGTCGCTGTTTCTGGAATCGTTTCGCGGGGAGACGGACCGCTATTCGGGACGAGAGCGGTTCCTGACTCCGATTACTCGCTAACACTCTCTGCGTCGGCCAGCGCGTCCTCGTAGTAGCTCAGCGGGTGAGAAATCGAGTCGCATCGGGCGTCCG
Encoded proteins:
- a CDS encoding transporter, whose amino-acid sequence is MEIDQETRREILVGVVSVGLFVGSLMWVGTTYGDGSLTQTGALAVVGVIVVFVLLMTGVGYWMAQQY